TAGTGATCAGCGAAGGTGGAGGCGCGCTGACGAATCTTTTCACCATCCATCTGCTCAGGAATGCTGGTCGCGCCCCGATGTGGATTTTCGCGAGGCACCCCTTGATCGAGCGAATTTGGTTCATAACTCACGCGACCCTTGGGAACGTTCATCTGATGCATGCCATCGCGCTGGAAATTGTGCATCGGGCAGCGCGCCGCATTGATCGGAAGCTCATGGAAATTGGGTCCGCCGAGGCGTGTGATCTGGGTGTCCTGGTAGGAATGCAAGCGCCCCTGAAGCAGGGGATCATTCGAAAATTCGATACCCGGCGGCAGATTGGTGGGCAGGAACGCCACCTGTTCCGTCTCTGAGAAGAAGTTGCCCACATTTCGGTTGAGTACCATCTTGCCAACGATCCGCACAGGAACGAGTTCCTCAGGAATCAGTTTGGTTGGATCAAGCACATCAAAGTCCAGGGATGCTGCCGTTGCCTCACTGATGACTTGCACGCCAAACTCCCATTCGGGGAAATCACCCTGGTCAATCGCCTCCCAGAGATCTCGACGGTGAAAATCGGGATCGGCGCCATTGATGCTCACCGCTTCGTCCCAAAGCACGGATTGCAGACCAAGCCTGGGGCGCCAATGAAACTTGACAAAATTCGACGCACCGGCCGCATTGACCATGCGGAAAGTGTTGACACCGAAGCCCTCGATCATCCTGAAGGAGCGCGGTATAGCCCGATCCGACATCGTCCAGAGCAGCATGTGCATGGACTCCGGGCTCAAGCTGACGAAATCCCAGAAGGTATCGTGCGCTGAGGACGCTTGTGGAAATCCCCGATCCGGCTCCGGTTTGACAGCATGGGCGAGATCAGGAAACTTCATGGCATCTTGAACAAAGAAAACAGGAATATTGTTCCCTACCAGATCGTAGATACCTTCTGATGTATAGAACTTGACGGCAAATCCACGCACATCTCTTGCCAGATCTCCAGAGCCAGAACTGCCAGCCACCGTTGAGAAGCGAGCGAAGACATCCGTCCTCACAGCCGGATCGCTCAGGAAGGCGGCCTTGGTGATATCCGCCAACGACGCGTAGAGCTCAAAGTAGCCATGGGCGCCGGATCCACGGGCATGGACAACCCGCTCGGGGATGCGCTCGTGGTCAAAGTGGGTGAGTTTTTCCCGCAGGACAAAGTCTTCCATCAACGCCGGACCACGCACTCCGGCCAGCAGCGTGTTCTGATTGTCGGCTATCGGAATCCCGTGATTCGTCGTGATCGTGTCAGCCAGCGCTTCAACGCTCTGATGGGTCTCCGCCGGTTGCGACAGGTTGTTGGCGGGAGCGTCCCCACGGACGGGGGCGTCGTTGGACTTGGAAGACATGATCGTTGAATAATGGTACGGAAGATCTCAATCAAGGTCGCCATAATTCCGCCAGTCCGGGTGATACCAGGACGCAGCCTGAAGACCTCAGGTTGGACGCATCCAGCAGAGCTTCCAGACATCGCATCAACGTGAGCTGAGCCAGCCAACACGTAAGGCGATTAGGAAGAATCCGGGGAGTGATGGACTCCCCGGCTGGTGTTGACCACGGATGATTAGGTACTACTTGGCCTGATGGCGACTTATGAACGTGTCACGGTCTGACTGGCCGTTGTCAGGATCTTGCTATGGAGACTGGACGCTA
This genomic stretch from Cyanobium gracile PCC 6307 harbors:
- a CDS encoding catalase, translated to MSSKSNDAPVRGDAPANNLSQPAETHQSVEALADTITTNHGIPIADNQNTLLAGVRGPALMEDFVLREKLTHFDHERIPERVVHARGSGAHGYFELYASLADITKAAFLSDPAVRTDVFARFSTVAGSSGSGDLARDVRGFAVKFYTSEGIYDLVGNNIPVFFVQDAMKFPDLAHAVKPEPDRGFPQASSAHDTFWDFVSLSPESMHMLLWTMSDRAIPRSFRMIEGFGVNTFRMVNAAGASNFVKFHWRPRLGLQSVLWDEAVSINGADPDFHRRDLWEAIDQGDFPEWEFGVQVISEATAASLDFDVLDPTKLIPEELVPVRIVGKMVLNRNVGNFFSETEQVAFLPTNLPPGIEFSNDPLLQGRLHSYQDTQITRLGGPNFHELPINAARCPMHNFQRDGMHQMNVPKGRVSYEPNSLDQGVPRENPHRGATSIPEQMDGEKIRQRASTFADHYSQARLFFRSVTKPEQAHIIDAFAFELSKVQVKAIRTRMLGHLAIIDPDLQAQVEASLGMQGEADTITPAVKPRELTPSPALSILAKAVPTLKGRKVGVLLLDGFDPALLTALQDSVNSEKASLFLVANSIAGATDSSGKLVPADGALSGSPSVFFDSVAILAPKDPPKTLPLAAATTEWLEKAFNHRKVMAYSSGAKTILERAQVASDPGVVLLSGASSVGGYIKAAKHGRLWDRVRAGEEGADA